A stretch of the Bacteroidales bacterium genome encodes the following:
- a CDS encoding T9SS type A sorting domain-containing protein, protein NNQVITRTLTSSTTYYGRWESSSCGNSACKGATVTVDLTAPTYDGYSNVGGYTYYDGTNYWVKGGNKLTIDIKHSDNVDVKTQYLTFCHDNCTPNGCGDAPHEIKSYNTDGSFTDWMANDSYLNITGTSIVAGGWGNTTITNRWTTEVSASCPDWDWYPYTYLHDWCSNGVGYTALGKWIRVDNTAPTRDVASVNDACWITNGTNEYTITIVSTEPRSGFGGPYGMMALVNYYSGETDAGGYFAWHPSSYVHTENQMACSGGGYVSKSSSWGGARIDLVSATTSTIGNQRTVTFTVRPHSDYLELNGTNKICMYTSDNCSNEAGWTEFATNFTSIRVPATPTGATEICTGGSATLTRGNAPPSGVTYYWQTSSTGESTTLGSGETLVDSPGSTTTYYVRPYSSSGCWGQASAGVTVTVSADPTAPSLNVATPASGNTVCVGATVSATFNAGSGGVDCGDEYQYTNGGSWSSYTPGTEITASTTGTNVIQIQTRRVCSGNGCDGAGGTWATKAQWTVVADPDVSASGATTICSGLTADLTSSGSNGTGTMSYQWQYYDGATWVNTGTNSNELTTQALAGTTDFRCQYSATGLGCTTATSNTVTVTVSTPEPEGLQLGEDDYVWTGAIDTKWDDADNWISYNGSTFSIPGNVPAVTNDVFFTTYGTTCGTSTPEISSATGNCKDITIESGHELKMLSAQILNVQGNWKNNGTFTAGNGTVTFNGAAQQTVYAGTSNFHNLTINNSSGIEMTSDLTVGNVLNMTLGNIDAKTNDKVLILGTATDNLGTLEYTNGYVLGNMKRWFSNTTNSDTASGLFPLGVGINNRHLLVEYTDASSGGSLTAFFNEASMGWPETWMDIDNVPIIPAAGDCPAFIIMTLSDEGYWDITPSTPSDMTGGKYNISLTGGGIQTINNLCNLTALKREGGGEWYEDGDHVQPTGSTSAPIVKRVGASGWSNWGMGGGAYNPLPINLLSFNAACQNREVTINWTTATETNNDYFTIERSIDAQKWNVLTQIEGAGNSNAIKYYTVRDDNPYDGISYYRLKQTDYNGQYEYFNPVSVRCDSEESTPIISYYPNPFTSEVVIDIHNLSATKASLVIYDLLGNKVYENIFSMVEEINKKFTIDLNRLPVGVYIASFVTDEYSIVSRIVKQF, encoded by the coding sequence CAAACAATCAAGTAATTACACGAACCCTGACTTCAAGTACAACTTATTATGGCCGGTGGGAATCGAGTTCCTGCGGCAATTCTGCTTGCAAAGGTGCTACGGTAACTGTAGATTTAACAGCACCCACGTATGATGGTTATTCAAATGTTGGCGGTTACACGTATTATGACGGAACAAATTACTGGGTAAAAGGTGGCAATAAACTTACTATTGACATTAAACATAGCGATAATGTTGATGTAAAAACACAATATTTAACATTTTGCCATGACAACTGTACTCCAAATGGATGTGGTGACGCTCCCCATGAAATAAAATCATATAACACCGATGGCTCATTTACCGACTGGATGGCAAACGACTCGTATCTTAATATTACTGGTACCAGTATTGTTGCAGGTGGCTGGGGCAACACCACTATTACCAACCGATGGACAACAGAAGTTTCTGCTTCCTGCCCTGACTGGGATTGGTATCCTTATACTTATTTACATGATTGGTGCAGCAATGGTGTAGGATATACTGCTCTGGGTAAATGGATACGGGTGGATAATACAGCTCCGACACGTGATGTGGCATCCGTTAATGATGCCTGTTGGATAACCAATGGAACCAATGAATATACCATAACTATTGTTTCCACGGAACCTCGTAGCGGGTTCGGAGGCCCTTACGGCATGATGGCTCTGGTTAATTACTACTCAGGAGAAACAGATGCCGGAGGATATTTTGCATGGCATCCGAGTTCTTATGTCCATACCGAAAATCAAATGGCTTGTTCCGGAGGAGGATATGTTTCCAAATCAAGTTCCTGGGGAGGCGCCAGAATAGATCTGGTAAGTGCAACCACATCGACGATCGGTAATCAACGGACTGTAACATTTACTGTTCGGCCTCATAGTGATTATCTTGAATTGAATGGAACAAATAAAATTTGCATGTACACTTCCGACAATTGCTCCAATGAGGCCGGATGGACCGAATTTGCAACAAACTTCACAAGTATTAGAGTTCCGGCCACACCAACAGGAGCCACAGAAATATGTACAGGGGGCTCTGCCACATTGACCCGTGGAAATGCTCCTCCGTCCGGTGTCACTTATTATTGGCAGACATCTTCAACAGGTGAAAGCACTACATTAGGTTCAGGAGAGACTTTAGTGGATTCCCCTGGCTCAACAACCACTTATTATGTGCGTCCTTATTCAAGTTCCGGATGCTGGGGTCAAGCAAGTGCTGGTGTTACTGTAACAGTTAGTGCCGATCCTACGGCTCCCAGTCTAAATGTAGCAACTCCGGCCAGCGGCAACACCGTTTGTGTTGGTGCAACAGTAAGTGCAACATTCAATGCAGGCAGTGGCGGAGTTGATTGCGGCGATGAATATCAATACACAAACGGCGGCAGCTGGAGTTCTTACACCCCCGGCACTGAAATTACTGCATCTACTACTGGTACCAATGTTATTCAGATACAAACCCGCAGGGTATGTTCCGGCAATGGTTGTGACGGAGCCGGTGGAACCTGGGCAACCAAAGCCCAGTGGACGGTAGTAGCCGACCCAGATGTATCAGCCTCAGGAGCAACCACAATTTGCAGCGGCTTAACTGCTGATTTAACTTCTTCTGGTTCAAACGGAACCGGTACCATGTCGTATCAGTGGCAGTATTATGATGGAGCCACATGGGTGAACACCGGTACTAACAGCAATGAATTAACCACTCAGGCATTGGCCGGAACAACTGATTTCAGATGCCAGTATAGCGCAACAGGATTAGGATGCACAACAGCCACCTCTAATACAGTTACAGTAACCGTAAGTACTCCAGAGCCAGAAGGTTTACAATTGGGTGAGGACGATTATGTTTGGACAGGCGCCATTGATACTAAATGGGATGATGCCGACAACTGGATTTCATACAACGGGAGTACATTTAGCATCCCTGGTAATGTTCCTGCAGTTACGAACGATGTCTTTTTCACAACTTATGGGACTACTTGTGGAACTTCGACACCTGAGATATCGTCAGCCACCGGAAATTGCAAAGATATTACGATTGAATCGGGGCATGAACTTAAAATGTTGAGCGCTCAGATACTGAATGTTCAGGGCAACTGGAAAAATAATGGCACATTTACAGCAGGAAACGGAACAGTAACATTTAACGGCGCTGCACAACAAACCGTATATGCCGGGACGAGTAATTTTCATAATTTAACAATAAACAACTCATCAGGCATTGAAATGACATCTGACCTTACCGTAGGCAATGTTCTGAATATGACTTTAGGCAATATTGATGCAAAAACCAACGACAAGGTTCTTATTCTTGGTACTGCGACAGATAATCTGGGCACATTGGAATATACCAACGGCTACGTTTTAGGTAATATGAAACGCTGGTTTTCTAACACAACAAATTCCGATACTGCTTCAGGCCTGTTTCCCTTAGGTGTAGGCATCAACAACAGGCATTTGCTGGTTGAATATACAGATGCATCGAGCGGCGGTTCGCTGACTGCCTTTTTTAACGAAGCGTCTATGGGCTGGCCGGAGACGTGGATGGATATAGATAATGTTCCTATTATTCCTGCTGCAGGCGATTGTCCGGCATTTATAATTATGACATTGAGCGATGAGGGTTATTGGGACATAACACCCAGTACACCCAGTGACATGACTGGCGGAAAATATAATATTTCGCTGACCGGCGGAGGCATACAAACCATTAATAATCTTTGTAACTTAACAGCGCTGAAACGTGAAGGCGGTGGTGAATGGTACGAAGATGGAGATCATGTGCAGCCCACAGGTAGTACTTCAGCCCCTATTGTAAAAAGAGTAGGCGCTTCCGGTTGGAGCAACTGGGGCATGGGTGGTGGCGCATATAACCCGCTTCCAATAAACCTTTTAAGCTTTAATGCGGCATGCCAAAACAGGGAAGTAACAATAAACTGGACAACAGCCACCGAAACCAATAACGATTATTTTACCATTGAACGCAGCATAGATGCTCAGAAATGGAATGTGCTGACACAGATTGAAGGTGCCGGCAACAGCAATGCAATAAAGTATTACACAGTCCGTGATGATAATCCTTATGACGGCATATCGTATTACCGCCTGAAGCAGACGGATTATAACGGACAGTATGAATATTTTAACCCTGTTTCAGTGCGTTGCGATTCAGAGGAATCTACACCCATCATAAGTTATTATCCCAATCCTTTTACTTCGGAAGTAGTGATAGATATTCATAATCTGTCAGCCACCAAAGCATCCTTGGTAATTTACGACCTGCTGGGCAACAAGGTTTATGAAAATATCTTCAGTATGGTTGAGGAAATCAATAAAAAATTTACCATAGACCTTAACAGATTGCCTGTAGGGGTTTATATAGCAAGTTTTGTTACTGACGAATACAGCATTGTCAGCAGGATAGTTAAGCAGTTTTAA